The proteins below come from a single Granulicella sibirica genomic window:
- a CDS encoding Rad52/Rad22 family DNA repair protein, which yields MATTRNFSVEEQRKLFALLETPFSPSEVKWRVVRRGQRGRRGKVLPYADPRAYTDRLNQLFTPSGWSRTYALAAVPNVVRRIDGREVVTGKVLINCVLTIHRLGSHTGNGEEWADSSMAVTSAEAQAFKRASSCFGLGRYLYRISERWVDIDRRGVPKRLPALPLWALPPDVVVVHGAEPRGPIDPKLTGKIEAFRKHLGVGIYTEILSRAGFSHDARLIPNANRQKDSLKWMEAAARGYDRLRHLSSGGGAEHMDALLQHLKLTTVQELPSLDALRFVVDTLESVLPQDAA from the coding sequence ATGGCCACCACAAGGAACTTCTCCGTAGAGGAGCAACGGAAGCTTTTCGCTCTGCTCGAGACCCCGTTCTCACCGTCCGAAGTCAAATGGCGGGTTGTCCGCAGAGGCCAGCGGGGCCGCCGCGGCAAGGTTCTCCCTTACGCGGACCCTCGGGCTTACACGGATCGCCTGAATCAACTCTTCACCCCTTCTGGGTGGTCGCGCACGTACGCTCTCGCCGCAGTCCCTAATGTCGTCAGGAGAATTGATGGGCGCGAGGTAGTCACGGGAAAAGTTCTCATAAACTGTGTCTTGACCATTCATCGGCTTGGGAGCCACACCGGTAATGGTGAGGAGTGGGCGGACAGCTCTATGGCTGTCACTTCGGCGGAAGCGCAGGCTTTTAAAAGAGCATCCAGCTGTTTTGGTCTCGGTCGTTATCTTTATCGCATTTCCGAACGCTGGGTAGACATTGACCGTCGCGGTGTACCAAAGCGTCTGCCTGCCCTGCCCCTCTGGGCGCTGCCCCCGGATGTCGTCGTCGTACATGGGGCCGAGCCGAGAGGTCCGATTGACCCGAAGTTAACTGGAAAGATCGAGGCCTTTCGGAAGCACCTCGGAGTCGGCATATACACGGAAATTCTTTCCCGTGCAGGCTTCTCTCATGATGCTCGCCTCATCCCAAACGCGAACCGCCAGAAAGACTCCCTCAAGTGGATGGAAGCTGCCGCGCGAGGCTACGACCGGCTACGGCACCTCTCCTCTGGTGGAGGAGCAGAGCACATGGACGCCCTTCTTCAGCACCTGAAACTGACAACCGTCCAGGAGTTACCGA
- a CDS encoding single-stranded DNA-binding protein — MAKCVNKVILLGNVGKSPEIRNTRNGIVTELSLATNHCGRNSILTKCGRRNQT, encoded by the coding sequence ATGGCAAAGTGTGTCAATAAGGTCATACTGCTCGGCAACGTCGGTAAATCACCCGAGATTCGCAACACTCGGAATGGCATCGTAACGGAGTTGTCACTTGCTACCAATCACTGCGGACGAAATTCCATTTTGACTAAATGCGGCCGAAGAAACCAGACCTGA